The genomic region CGCCGGAGTGATGTTTAAGCCCTTCATGCCGGTCTGGCTGCCGATCCTGAACAGCCGCCTCAACTACCGCAACCACCGCAAACTGGTGATCGTGGACGGCGAGCGCGGGTTTCTGGGCGGGCTGAACATCGGCGACAAATACATGGGGAAAAACAAGTATTTCGGTTATTGGCGCGACTCGCTGGTGAAACTGCGGGGTGACAGCGTGACCGCGCTGCAGGCGGATTTCTGCCTGGACTGGTACTTTGTGAGCAAGCAGAACCTGCTCTCGGAAGAAGCTTTCAGACAATTTCTCCCGGAGGCGCGCATGAAGGTGGAGGGAAGTCCGGACATCCCGGTCCAGATCGCCGCCAGCGGCCCGGATTCCGACCACGCCAGCATCCTGCAGGTATTTTTCTCCGCGATCAGCAACGCCAAACGCAGCATCCGGATCACTTCGCCCTATCTGATCCTGAATAGCAGCCTGCTCATGGCGCTCAAAACCGCCGCCTTCAGCGGGGTCAATATCCAGATCATCCTGCCCGGGCGGGCGGACCATTTCATCGTCTGGTGGGGCAGCAAATCCTACTACCGCGAGCTGCTTGAGGCGGGCATCGAGATCTATGAATACCGGTCCGGATTCATGCACGCCAAGGTGCTGATCGTGGACGAAGAGGTGCTCTCCATCGGGACCGTGAACATGGACCTGCGCAGCTTCAACCAGAATTTTGAGATCACCGCGATGGTCTACGACGCCGGGACAGCGATCCAGGCCATCACCCAATTCGAGATCGACCGCGGCCAGAGCCTGCAGATCGATCTGGAGGAATTCCAGAACCGGTCCGTGGTCAAGAAAGCTCTGGAATCGCTCTGCCGCTTGTTTTCACCTTTGTTATAGGAGGCCATTGTGCCCAGGATAATCACCGTTCCCCTTTCCGCTGACCTGACCGAAACCGCGCTGGAGCAGATCAGCGATCCCTGCCAGCTCATCTTTCCCACAGAAGTATCCGCCGCCCGTGCCAGGCAAAGGTTCATGGCGGATTGGCAGCTTCAGGATTGCGAGTTTATCTCCATAAAGCAGCTGAAAAACGATCTGCTATTGCCGGGAATCCCATCCGTGAGCGACGACAAACGTCTGCTCTGCCTCTATCAGAGCCTGACTGACGAGGACCGGCAGCATTTTCACATCAACGGCTACTTCGACAGCGTGGATTGGGGCAACCACTTTTTCCAGTTCTTTGAAGAACTCTGCGACGAATGCGTTGAAGTGGGCAAACTCAGCGCCCCGTTCGAATCTTTCGGGATCAATCTGTTGGGCTGGCAGGAAGAGTATCTGCTAAAAGTGCTCTCCATCCATTCCCGCTATCGCGACAGGCTCGACCAGCTGGGCCTGACCGACCCCATCTTTTCCACGCGCGCCTCGGAGGTCAAAGTTCCCTGCCGGGGCTGCCGCTTTGTGTTTGTGAACCAATACTATTTCAGCAAGCTGGAAAAACAGCTCATCAAGGCCCTGGAAGCCTCGGGCAATGAGGTGTTTATCATCTCCCAGTCCTGCGGTCCAAAGATGGACCCTGAGCAGCTGACCACCCCGGAGACCAGGCTCGAAGAGTTGAAACCCTCTGACATCCGCACCCAGAAGATCGAAGTGGTCGAATGCGAGAATGAGGAGCAGATGGTGCTGGCTTTCCTGGCCAACCATGACCCGGAAGTGGAGGATGTTGCGGAAAGCAGGGTGATTATCGACAGCATGTTCAACCGCAAACACTACCGCCACCTGTTCAGCCCGGCCAAATACAAGGCCAGCCAGGCTGGCAGTTTCATCCGCTCCGGGATCTACGCTTTCCTACAGACCCTGCACGCTCATCTGCATGCCCTGAACTCCACTCTGGACCAGAGTTTTGTCCCACTCCGGCTGTTATTGGCAGCTTGCGCGCAGGACAACTTCATCCGCTACTACCATCCTGACTGGGGCAGCGAAGAAAGAGACCTGCTCCTGAACGAGTTACGCTTTCTTTTCGACCAGGACATATTGTATGTGGACAAGGACCTCGAAATCTTCAAGGTGCTCAACGACAAACGTGCATACAGCTATTTGCCTCGCCTGCTCACACCCCATTTCGCGCTGCTGGCCAAGCTCGCCCAAATCCAGAGCCCGTCTGGCCTTGTCTATCTGATCGACCTACCTGAGGGACTCAGTATCCAAAGGATGTGCCGAAGCCAGGAACTTCTTTACAGCAACGCTCTGGAGGAGTTTTATGAACGCTTGGCCAATTTTGCCAGCCTGGGGACGCAGGGTGTGGTAGACTCCTGGAGCGACCTGTTCGCCCCGGAGGGGGCAGGCCTGGCGGAAAACATCCTGCAACTGCTGTTGGAAGCCCTGGCCAGCGCGAGGCTGAGCTTTGCAAAAACTGCCCGAGAGGAGACGCGGGTTTATGACGTGAGCAATCTTCTGGACCTGCGCAACCTGAGCTATGATACGGTGGTGTTTTTCCACGCCATAGAGGGAGTGTATCCCAGCAATCCGGAGCCGGTCTGGCTGTTCAATGAGAACCAACGCCAGCGCCTGGGCTTGAAGAGTTTCGACGCATTGCGTAGGCGGGAGCGTTATTACTTCCTCAGGCAGGTGCTCAATTCCAGGCAGGCGCTGATCTATTGTTACCGCGACCAGGAGCATGACATTGAACCTGGCAGTTTCGTAACCGAACTCATCCACGCCTCGGAAAACAAGGAATTGGCTGGGATTATAAGGATCGTGCCGGAATTGTTCAAACCCCGCATCTCGGACCTCTACCAAAGCAGGGCCGCCAGATATGGCAAACACAACGAATACGATTTTCAAACGAAGGCAGCTTTCATGTTTGGACTTAACCGGGCTGATCCGAATGACTTCTTCGTCATGCCCGTCTCACCGCAAGCGGACTTTGACGAACATCACAGCCTGAAAGTATCCTATCAAAGCCTTTCCCTCCTGGATAAGAACCCATTCGCCTGGTATGTCAGGGAACTGCGGAAGCTCAGGTGCATCGAGCTGCGGCCGCAAGAGACCATAACCCGCAAACTCTTCGGCGCCCTGCTGCACGGATTCCTGGCCAAAGTTTTGGGCCGCTTGAAAGGGCCCCACCAAGCTGTGGAAGAACTGGCTGTGGTTCTGGACTCAGAGACCGAACTGAGCAAGGAGATCTCCCAATTGATATCATCCACGCTGTACCTATACAAGCTTCCTCAGAACTACAACCATGAGTTCCTCGTCAGCGTGATTTCCCAATGCCTGGTCCGCTCAGTGCGTCAATTCTACCGGGAATTCCTGGTCCCCAGATTGCGGGGCACCTCTTTCGAACTGCAGCCAGAGGAAGGCCGAATGACCGATTTCGAATCCCAGCACAAACTTCTGGTGAGCCATATTTTGGATGAGATCGAATATCATCTGAAGATCCGCGGTATCGCCGATCTGCGCGTCAAATGCCCAGCCAAAAACCTGATCGTGGATTTTAAGACCGGGTCCCACGAGGTCGGCCAGCTCTTGTTCTATGAATGGTTCTACTATCTCTTGAATGAGGATTACGCCGGGCGGGAACTGGATTCGACCTTCTGGATGATCCTGGAGCAAAAGAACCTGGAAAGGACAGATCAGGCCAAACGGGACAAATGGCGGGAAAGAATGCGCCAAAACCTGGAAGATTGCCTGATCCGGGGTTACGGACAGGGAAAGAACTCGACGCACCGCAAGACAATGAGGAACATAACTCGTGCCGACCTTTATCATCCACCCGCGGGAGGTGGAGAATGAGACAGCCTCCGCTTTCCATCATCACCGCCAGCGCCGGCACAGGAAAAACCTACCGCCTTGCGCTGGAATATGTGCGCATCGTACTGGATTACTATTCCCAGCCCGATTTCAGCCTGGACAACATCCTGGTGCTGACTTTCACGCGCAAGGCCACGGCCGAGATCCGCGAACGCATTGTCAAGCACCTCTATCTGCTGAGCATGGAACCCGCGGGCAAGGAAAAGGACAGGCTGGACCTGATCGCCTCCCTCTGGCCGGACAGGGCGGACAGGGCCCTCACCATCGATGAAAAAGGCCATCTGTTCAGTGCCATGAAAGAGATCTCAGCCGATCGCAAAAAACTCCAGGTGATGACCATCGACGCCTATATCGGCAGCATCTTTCGCAATATAGTGCGCCCCCTGCGCAGCATTGACGCCTTTGAAATCGACCAGCAGGCGATCGAAAAACGCATGCCTTACCTGCTGGACCATCTGATGAGCCCGAAACTCAAAGCCCTCCTGGACAACCTGCTGCGCCGCAAGGTGAGCCCCTCGCTGGATGAATATCGCTCTTTCTTCACCTCGCTCATCAATTCCCGCTGGCTTTACTACCAGATCGATTCACAGGCCCCAACCGCGGCGGAAAATTCCCTGCGCCACCAAAATTCCCATCCCTCGCCTGAATACGCGGAAAATTGCCTGAATACAGCTTTGGGCGGGTTCTCTGAGCTCTTTGACCTGCTGGGGCAGACCTACCCGCAGGACGCGATCGAGAAACTCTTCAGCACCAGATTCCTAAACCTATTCACTACCCTGCCCAACTCTCTGAACGGTATGCTGCAAGAGGTCCGGGATAGATGCAGCAGACCCCAAGATTGCCACAAATTCTTCCGGGCCTGCAAGGCTGGCAACATCTACAACGGCAGAAAGCTGCAGAAAAGATACAAGGAGGCCGAGACCAACATCGCCAATACGCTGCAGGAAGCGATCCTGCTCAATCTTGCCAACTATCTGGTACACACCCTTTTTCTGCC from Candidatus Syntrophosphaera sp. harbors:
- the cls gene encoding cardiolipin synthase, with translation MLKVVNFIFGITIVLIIVVLVLENDDPVRTLAWILLLLYIPIIGFILYLFFGRNWRKTRLFNRKELADKDHLDRIFREYLGSLELNAGSDLQQKLCRLLDTNSKAILTKKNSVEIVSDTNAALNDICAAIENAKKHVHLEYFSIANDETGNRVKDLLIRKARQGVEVRFIYDDVGSWSLGYKFKSELRSAGVMFKPFMPVWLPILNSRLNYRNHRKLVIVDGERGFLGGLNIGDKYMGKNKYFGYWRDSLVKLRGDSVTALQADFCLDWYFVSKQNLLSEEAFRQFLPEARMKVEGSPDIPVQIAASGPDSDHASILQVFFSAISNAKRSIRITSPYLILNSSLLMALKTAAFSGVNIQIILPGRADHFIVWWGSKSYYRELLEAGIEIYEYRSGFMHAKVLIVDEEVLSIGTVNMDLRSFNQNFEITAMVYDAGTAIQAITQFEIDRGQSLQIDLEEFQNRSVVKKALESLCRLFSPLL
- a CDS encoding PD-(D/E)XK nuclease family protein, with the protein product MPRIITVPLSADLTETALEQISDPCQLIFPTEVSAARARQRFMADWQLQDCEFISIKQLKNDLLLPGIPSVSDDKRLLCLYQSLTDEDRQHFHINGYFDSVDWGNHFFQFFEELCDECVEVGKLSAPFESFGINLLGWQEEYLLKVLSIHSRYRDRLDQLGLTDPIFSTRASEVKVPCRGCRFVFVNQYYFSKLEKQLIKALEASGNEVFIISQSCGPKMDPEQLTTPETRLEELKPSDIRTQKIEVVECENEEQMVLAFLANHDPEVEDVAESRVIIDSMFNRKHYRHLFSPAKYKASQAGSFIRSGIYAFLQTLHAHLHALNSTLDQSFVPLRLLLAACAQDNFIRYYHPDWGSEERDLLLNELRFLFDQDILYVDKDLEIFKVLNDKRAYSYLPRLLTPHFALLAKLAQIQSPSGLVYLIDLPEGLSIQRMCRSQELLYSNALEEFYERLANFASLGTQGVVDSWSDLFAPEGAGLAENILQLLLEALASARLSFAKTAREETRVYDVSNLLDLRNLSYDTVVFFHAIEGVYPSNPEPVWLFNENQRQRLGLKSFDALRRRERYYFLRQVLNSRQALIYCYRDQEHDIEPGSFVTELIHASENKELAGIIRIVPELFKPRISDLYQSRAARYGKHNEYDFQTKAAFMFGLNRADPNDFFVMPVSPQADFDEHHSLKVSYQSLSLLDKNPFAWYVRELRKLRCIELRPQETITRKLFGALLHGFLAKVLGRLKGPHQAVEELAVVLDSETELSKEISQLISSTLYLYKLPQNYNHEFLVSVISQCLVRSVRQFYREFLVPRLRGTSFELQPEEGRMTDFESQHKLLVSHILDEIEYHLKIRGIADLRVKCPAKNLIVDFKTGSHEVGQLLFYEWFYYLLNEDYAGRELDSTFWMILEQKNLERTDQAKRDKWRERMRQNLEDCLIRGYGQGKNSTHRKTMRNITRADLYHPPAGGGE